CCCGTTGATCCATTTTGCACCAGTCGCCTATGACCATAAAGCCTTGACCGTCCATCATGAGAAACATCTCTTGGTTATCTCTGTGGCGGTGTAAACCAATACCACACCCTGGCTTGAGCAGATGTAAATCCATGTAATCAACTGCAAAGAATGGTTCGTACCCATTACCGTGGAATTTGGTACTAAAGGCGCTGAGATTCCAAGCATTTAACCCGCGTCCTAGCTCATTTTTCTGGGATTTGCCGCCGTAGTTAGACATGAGGTTGCGATATTCTAGAAAGCCTACGCCACCATGAGGGTTAGCGCTAATACCTGTTTCTAAGTAGTTTTCCCACCCCCGTACAATCATATTGAACTCATAGTGGTAATTAGCTCCGTTTTGCGAATCCCAAATCTTTTCGCTAAAGTCTGCCCAGGCTAATTCTATGTGTAAAGGCAATACAGGGTGCATGGTACTGTTAGAGTCAATGTCTTCTATACGCTTGCCATTGAGTCCTTCACGATTGAATGCTGATACATTGCCGCGAACTAAGTCTGTACGTACTTGTAGTTCTAAACGGTCGATGGCTTTGCGTCCCTTGGTGTCGAGTTGATTTTGCAAGTCACCGTTAGGATAACCCCATAGCTCCACTTCATAGCGATCGCTCACGGGATTATAAGGTACGCTAATTAAGGAAGGGGTCGCCACATTTCCCACTTTCACCCATAATTTGATTTTTTCACCAAGTTTATGGTTAGCGGCGACTGACAGCTTGGAGTCAGGCCCACCACGGTAGGAAATCCGCAAAAATGGCCCTATCCAGTCTCCCACTCTCACCAAACCACGAATCAAATAGGTGTCTGTACTGCGGAAGTCTTTAATATTTTGCTTTTGAAAGTCGAGTTTGTTATCCTGCCGTTCGGGTTCAAGAATGTCTGCATCGTTACCAGCCGGGCCGTATAAACTCAGCCACTCATAGGGAAATAAATATTGGGTTTGTCCCATCAAATAGTATTCCCTCTCAGCTGCGAGTTGCGCTTTCTCCATTAAATTGAGCAGCTTGAGTAATGGGTTGGACTGGTTATAGTTGGGGGTAGTGCCAGGATTGACCTTAACAACACTATCGGAGTGAACAATAAACATGATTTACCCTGCAATATATTATACGGTGTGATATAAGAAAGCCACAAACTTCAGAGGTTGGCTGTTTGGGTTACGAATCCCGTGCATCCCGCCACTTTTAGTAAAAATTACGCTCCCTGGTTTGACTGGTAATTCCTTGAATTGGCGTTTACCTAAACCCATGACTTCCCGTTCGACTGTGGGGTAATTATCTGTGGCTGGGTCATCACCAACGCGCATATATGCAATGCCTTCACCTTCAGTAATGAAGTAGAGTTCTTCGGAACCGATGTGTTGGTGAGTACCTTCTACTTTACCAGGGGGGATAGTAACTTCATGGAAGAACACCATCGAACCGCCTAGTTCTCTTTGGACTATCCAACGCATATCGATGACGTTATCATCACGCCTATCTGGGTTGTTATTGTCCATCATGGCGTTACGATAGCGCACTGGTTGGATATCTTGGGTTTGTAAGAACCAACCTCGTTGGAAATTAATTAGGTAGTTTTGATCCTCAATGGTGTTTTGACTAGAACTTGGTTCTGGGGTGCGGGGTTCTTGGTGCGATCGCAAATAAGCATTGTCCCAGCAGGCATTGTTATCGCTAATTTGGTATCCTGTCGGTAGATTGCGATCGCTTTCTCTAAA
Above is a genomic segment from Nostoc sp. MS1 containing:
- a CDS encoding cupin domain-containing protein, with product MFIVHSDSVVKVNPGTTPNYNQSNPLLKLLNLMEKAQLAAEREYYLMGQTQYLFPYEWLSLYGPAGNDADILEPERQDNKLDFQKQNIKDFRSTDTYLIRGLVRVGDWIGPFLRISYRGGPDSKLSVAANHKLGEKIKLWVKVGNVATPSLISVPYNPVSDRYEVELWGYPNGDLQNQLDTKGRKAIDRLELQVRTDLVRGNVSAFNREGLNGKRIEDIDSNSTMHPVLPLHIELAWADFSEKIWDSQNGANYHYEFNMIVRGWENYLETGISANPHGGVGFLEYRNLMSNYGGKSQKNELGRGLNAWNLSAFSTKFHGNGYEPFFAVDYMDLHLLKPGCGIGLHRHRDNQEMFLMMDGQGFMVIGDWCKMDQRERCFEIRTLHAGHFAMLKGGNLHALMNSTDQDISLFMCGGYD
- a CDS encoding cupin domain-containing protein; translated protein: MDPKFNEIATSVENEIFKVVFFPDRIYHSQYLNATRSPRYRYNVQEVRSYLDFIVLKGEVYLDGQFLSNFLRVEYKSSRLVEQTRERKRLIKDELIAWIRVLPDDANNIAEGRVKLTYCPWTDAFQAEIWETLEPPENSYHDFQVLDQMGYNRPITRLRQFNPALRDIKSLRRLELAFRESDRNLPTGYQISDNNACWDNAYLRSHQEPRTPEPSSSQNTIEDQNYLINFQRGWFLQTQDIQPVRYRNAMMDNNNPDRRDDNVIDMRWIVQRELGGSMVFFHEVTIPPGKVEGTHQHIGSEELYFITEGEGIAYMRVGDDPATDNYPTVEREVMGLGKRQFKELPVKPGSVIFTKSGGMHGIRNPNSQPLKFVAFLYHTV